The DNA segment CGCTTTCTTTTTGAGTTTAGATATTAAAATTTGGAAGAAATTCTATAATACTTATGCTCCTCAAGGTGTAAAAACTTCTTTTTCATTTTTAAAAGAAAATGTGTTAAAAGGCATTTCAGGATACATGAAGGCTCAATTGAAACTAATCGGAGTTACCTTTATCGTTGTCTTAATCGTACTTCTCATTCTTCGTGTAGAGAATGCATTAACGATTGCCATATTAGCAGGTATTTTTGATGTTTTGCCACTATTGGGTGTCTCCACTTTATTCATCCCTTGGATTATTTATTTATTCATTACTGAAAATATCTTTCTAGCTGTATGGTTAATTGCATTACTCGTCGTTGTATTAGGAACTAGACAGGTGCTAGAGCCAAAAATAATAGGAGATTCTTTAGGTGTCTCAGCTTCTGTTATGCTAGCTGCACTCATCATAAGTATCAACATCTTAGGGTTTATAGGTCTATTGATATCCCCAATTATTATCATTTTGATTAAAGCTTTAGCGGAACAAGGTTATCTAAAAGTATGGCTGGACTTGAAGCCAGCTGTGAAAGATGTTCATAGTAAATATTAAAAAATTTAGTTAAACAGTCTATTAGTTGGGAATTAACATGTTCAAAAAACCAGTAGAAAAGCCATAAATCGCTTTTCTACTGGTTTTCATTTCTCTTTACATTTTTTCAATTATTATGCTCGTGATGTGGGTTTTCTTAAAATCAAAACGATTATTATGACTAATAAGCTACTACAATCGACTCATATGCATTCTCTCTAATACTAGATCCTACCATCATTAACTCAGGATTAAATAAAAGTAAAATGATACTTATGCCAATCGCTTTTGCAAATTTGTTATAAAAGTTTTCATAAGAGCTATTTCCTCCCTTCTTCTTTTCTCTTATATATAGCAACTCAAGAAATAACCCTATTACATATTTTGTTTTATATACTGTATCTACTATTTGTTAAGTTTAATGACAAATCTATTAATTAGTCTATTTATTCAATAATGAAGAAAATGGTTTTTTGAATATATTATTAGCAACTAATTTGACTTTTATACATTCTTTCAAAAATATT comes from the Paenisporosarcina antarctica genome and includes:
- the ytvI gene encoding sporulation integral membrane protein YtvI, with the translated sequence MFLTFYKNHYKKIINILLMIATFYFILLGSEFLLKIAAPIFIGLIIYSITEPLALFLNRKGLKKGIATTLSFTLFVVVILGIFTTIGAIFFTQMQQLSQSIPQYAASFENFIVNQTDFIQGNINNIPPEALEKTKEYTTTAIAKISTLLSGFLLGLLATLSSSITIIANLTLGFFFAFFLSLDIKIWKKFYNTYAPQGVKTSFSFLKENVLKGISGYMKAQLKLIGVTFIVVLIVLLILRVENALTIAILAGIFDVLPLLGVSTLFIPWIIYLFITENIFLAVWLIALLVVVLGTRQVLEPKIIGDSLGVSASVMLAALIISINILGFIGLLISPIIIILIKALAEQGYLKVWLDLKPAVKDVHSKY